A region from the Kribbella shirazensis genome encodes:
- the pgsA gene encoding CDP-diacylglycerol--glycerol-3-phosphate 3-phosphatidyltransferase: MTNPPTNPAPRAAGGHLHAPSAWNVPNALTVLRLVLVPLFVWLLLRDGGHTTGDRLLATAAFVVAIVTDRFDGDIARRWNLVTNFGKIADPIADKALTGAAFIGLSYLGELPWWVTIVVLVREWGVTLLRFWVIRHGVMPASRGGKLKTVLQAIALGLYLLPWQDLPIVHWPAVAIMAAAVLVTLVTGLDYLSRAIQLRTAAKRKLP; encoded by the coding sequence GTGACCAACCCGCCGACCAACCCGGCGCCGCGCGCAGCCGGCGGACATCTCCACGCGCCCAGCGCGTGGAACGTGCCGAACGCGCTGACCGTGCTGCGGCTGGTCCTGGTCCCGCTGTTCGTCTGGCTCCTGCTCCGCGACGGCGGTCACACCACCGGCGACCGGCTGCTCGCCACCGCCGCGTTCGTCGTCGCGATCGTCACCGACCGCTTCGACGGCGACATCGCCCGGCGCTGGAACCTGGTCACGAACTTCGGCAAGATCGCCGACCCGATCGCCGACAAGGCCCTCACCGGCGCGGCCTTCATCGGCCTCTCGTACCTGGGCGAACTCCCGTGGTGGGTCACCATCGTGGTCCTGGTCCGCGAATGGGGCGTCACGCTTCTCCGCTTCTGGGTGATCCGCCACGGCGTGATGCCCGCCAGCCGGGGCGGCAAGCTCAAAACCGTCCTGCAAGCCATCGCCCTGGGCCTGTACCTCCTCCCGTGGCAGGACCTCCCGATCGTCCATTGGCCCGCCGTAGCCATCATGGCCGCTGCCGTCCTGGTGACCCTCGTCACCGGCCTCGACTACCTCTCCCGGGCCATCCAGCTCCGCACAGCCGCCAAGCGCAAACTTCCCTGA
- a CDS encoding MiaB/RimO family radical SAM methylthiotransferase, whose product MTTPPTTVALVTLGCARNDVDSEELAGRLEAGGFRLVDDAAEADTVVVNTCGFVEAAKKDSVDTLLAAADYKETGRTQAVVAVGCLAERYGDQLAEALPETDAVLSFDDYTDISDRLRSILSGTKHQAHVPRDRRKLLPLAPADRHTAPPVPIPGHGDPTTSASTAPAPASGTSTRSASGTAAGTVSDAPGASASGPAAGAATVSGAGAVLGDHIPEQLRPVSAASDAADASGGLKGRFVTGAPEELKIDAPDLATAPASGPRVMRRRLDGGPMAPLKLASGCDRRCAFCAIPMFRGAFMSRRPAEVLREAEWLAENGVRELFLVSENSTSYGKDLGDLRLLETLVGEIAQVPGITRVRVSYLQPAEMRPTLISAMTGTPGVVPYFDLSFQHASGPLLRRMRRFGDAERFLELIAQVRAAAPTAGIRSNVIVGFPGETEEDVDILCDFLSRAGLDAIGVFGYSDEDGTEAETYDGKLDEDTIAARLDRVTRLAEDLTSARAESRIGELLEVLIESLDDADVPTVEGRAAHQGPEVDGTTTVTGLPEGIRVGDLVSAKVVASDGVDLIAEFAALVSAPDARPAVNLTA is encoded by the coding sequence ATGACTACGCCACCCACCACCGTCGCCCTGGTCACGCTGGGCTGTGCCCGTAACGATGTCGACTCCGAGGAACTGGCCGGCCGGCTCGAGGCCGGCGGATTCCGATTGGTCGACGACGCTGCCGAGGCGGACACGGTGGTGGTGAACACCTGCGGCTTCGTCGAGGCCGCCAAGAAGGACTCCGTCGACACGCTGCTGGCGGCCGCCGACTACAAGGAGACCGGGCGGACGCAGGCGGTCGTCGCGGTCGGGTGTCTGGCCGAGCGGTACGGCGATCAGCTCGCCGAGGCCCTCCCGGAGACCGACGCCGTGCTGAGCTTCGACGACTACACGGACATCTCCGACCGTCTCCGCTCGATCCTGTCGGGCACGAAGCACCAGGCCCACGTTCCCCGCGACCGCCGCAAACTCCTACCCCTGGCCCCCGCAGACCGCCACACCGCGCCTCCCGTCCCCATCCCCGGCCACGGCGACCCGACCACCTCAGCTAGCACCGCGCCCGCCCCTGCCTCCGGCACCTCGACGCGTTCCGCCTCGGGCACCGCGGCCGGCACCGTGTCCGACGCCCCGGGTGCCTCCGCCTCCGGTCCTGCCGCCGGCGCCGCCACGGTGTCCGGTGCAGGTGCTGTGCTCGGTGACCACATCCCTGAGCAGCTCCGGCCGGTCTCGGCTGCCTCCGACGCCGCCGACGCCTCCGGGGGGCTCAAGGGCCGCTTCGTCACCGGTGCACCGGAAGAGCTGAAGATCGACGCCCCCGACCTCGCAACCGCCCCCGCCAGCGGTCCGCGGGTGATGCGCCGCCGTCTCGACGGCGGCCCGATGGCGCCGCTCAAGCTGGCCTCCGGTTGCGATCGCCGCTGTGCGTTCTGCGCCATCCCGATGTTCCGCGGCGCCTTCATGTCCCGACGCCCGGCCGAGGTCCTCCGCGAGGCCGAGTGGCTGGCCGAGAACGGCGTACGTGAACTCTTCCTGGTCTCCGAGAACTCCACCTCCTACGGCAAGGACCTCGGCGACCTCCGCCTGCTCGAGACCCTGGTCGGCGAGATCGCCCAGGTCCCCGGCATCACCCGCGTCCGCGTCTCGTACCTGCAGCCGGCCGAGATGCGCCCGACCCTGATCAGCGCGATGACCGGCACCCCAGGCGTCGTCCCGTACTTCGACCTGTCGTTCCAGCACGCCTCGGGCCCGCTGCTGCGCCGCATGCGCCGCTTCGGCGACGCCGAGCGCTTCCTGGAGCTCATCGCCCAGGTCCGCGCCGCCGCCCCGACCGCCGGCATCCGCAGCAATGTGATCGTCGGCTTCCCGGGCGAGACCGAGGAGGACGTCGACATCCTCTGCGACTTCCTCTCCCGGGCCGGCCTGGACGCGATCGGCGTCTTCGGGTACTCCGACGAGGACGGCACCGAGGCCGAGACGTACGACGGCAAGCTCGACGAGGACACCATCGCGGCCCGCCTCGACCGGGTCACCCGCCTCGCCGAGGACCTGACCTCCGCGCGCGCCGAGTCCCGGATCGGCGAGCTGCTCGAGGTGCTGATCGAGTCCCTCGACGACGCCGACGTACCGACCGTGGAGGGCCGCGCCGCGCACCAGGGCCCCGAGGTGGACGGTACGACGACGGTGACGGGGCTTCCGGAGGGAATTCGGGTGGGGGATCTGGTGTCCGCGAAGGTGGTGGCGAGCGACGGCGTCGACCTGATCGCCGAGTTCGCGGCACTCGTGAGCGCCCCGGACGCCCGTCCGGCAGTTAATCTGACCGCGTGA